A window of the Vicia villosa cultivar HV-30 ecotype Madison, WI unplaced genomic scaffold, Vvil1.0 ctg.001440F_1_1, whole genome shotgun sequence genome harbors these coding sequences:
- the LOC131635177 gene encoding uncharacterized protein LOC131635177 gives MANNVTATREATRRTHTYSFHREGLIQLGQLGGLITGHNKTVFTENYGNILTLLDSHVDEWEKPDLNNIANALYLSIEDVLGNWKKNGNTHGFYMSFLVERAQELANKKMWEAFNALLAVLIYGIVMFPNIHKFVDLAAICLFVEKNPVPTLLADAYYSVHSRYGKGGAIRNCLPLLYTWFKSHLPTSGPFITSTQKWHQRIMGLTGNDIVWCPTGMDVEKVITSCGTFDNVPLIGTKGVINYNPKLALRQLGFALEKQPLDKEIFESVCFEKGTDLKGLEKVMSAWNDIHTSDQISLGGKNAVAKQAYTDWVENRVKDRLLPFPKVNPLYKQPPKVPIATMPAENCIPVNMESTQLHEKKSDVQPKHCLVDQKRVELTYEAKMLKGGSSRVQKRARTEKGERDTTVIVEDHQKILKRAMKEAEEKLKQEYREDLKAYKLKIERDARVEVKNQKKKLEEETTKRMAIETQLKGSHLRYCTRN, from the exons atggctaacaacgtgaccgctacCAGAGAAGCTACAAGGCGTACTCACACTTACAGTTTCCATCGCGAAGGCTTGATTCAGTTGGGGCAATTGGGTGGATTGATCACTGGTCATAATAAAACTGTGTTCACTGAGAATTATGGAAACATCTTGACTCTTTTGGACTCACACGTCGACGAATGGG AGAAACCTGATTTGAACAacattgccaacgctctttatttgagcatagaaGACGTCCTTGggaattggaagaagaatggtaACACCCATGGTTTCTATATGAGTTTCTTGGTTGAGAGGGCCCAGGAGTTGGCTAACAAAAAGATGTGGGAGGCCTTCAACGCCCTTCTGGCCGTTTTGATTTATGGGATCGTGATGTTCcctaacattcacaagttcgttgatctGGCTGCTATATGTCTTTTTGTGGAGAAGAATCCGGTCCCTACTTTGCTAGCCGATGCGTACTATTCTGTTCACTCTCGATATGGGAAAGGAGGAGCCATAAGAAATTGTTTGCCGTTGTTATACACCTGGTTTAAGTCCCACCTTCCTACAAGTGGTCCTTTCATTACTTCTACTCAGAAATGGcatcaaaggatcatggggcttactggAAATGACATTGTCTGGTGTCCTACTGGGATGGACGTAGAGAAAGTTATAACTAGCTGTGGTACTTTTGACAATGTTCCCCTCATAGGAACAAAAGGTGTTATCAATTACAATCCTAAGCTAGCGCTGCGTCAATTGGGTTTTGCACTTGAAAAACAGCCTTTAGACAAAGAAATATTtgaatccgtttgctttgagAAGGGAACCGATCTAAAAGGTTTAGAAAAAGTGATGAGTGCCTGGAATGACATCCATACAAGTGATCAGATTTCTCTAGGTGGAAAGAATGCCGTTGCCAAACAAGCCTACACAGATTGGGTTGAAAATAGAGTTAAAGATcgcctgttgcctttcccgaaggttaacccATTGTACAAGCAACCACCTAAGGTTCCAATTGCCACGATGCCTGCTGAGAATTGCATCCCAGTAAATATGGAAAGCACCCAATTGCACGAAAAGAAGTCGGATGTGCAACCGAAACATTGTCTTGTGGACCAGAAAAGAGTTGAGTTGACATACGAAGCCAAAATGCTGAagggaggatcttccagagttcaaaagagggctagaacGGAAAAAGGTGAAAGAGATACTACTGTTATTGTCGAGGATCACCAGAAGATCCTAAAAAGGGCCATGAAAGAAGCAGAAGAGAAACTCAAGCAAGAGTACCGAGAAGACTTGAAAGCTTATAAGCTCAAGATAGAAAGGGATGCTAGAGTTGAAGTGAAGAATcagaaaaagaaactggaagaagagaccactaAAAGAATGGCAATTGAGACtcaactgaaaggaagtcaccttc gttattgcaCAAGAAACTGA